One part of the Tunicatimonas pelagia genome encodes these proteins:
- a CDS encoding DUF6686 family protein — MNKSPFELLEENEFAYVAYRVSDHRASSYRKQAEILQLSFGNVSLQLNPTEFARLQKQVAETLEQIQIVRDPYYREFIISTSVRNMVFTFSYCELCQINQVMVNTQTMLEVGQIINLPNSSTN, encoded by the coding sequence ATGAATAAAAGTCCCTTTGAACTCTTGGAAGAAAACGAATTTGCCTACGTAGCTTACCGGGTGTCAGACCACCGAGCATCGAGCTATCGTAAACAAGCAGAAATACTACAGCTGAGCTTCGGCAACGTAAGCCTGCAACTAAACCCTACCGAGTTTGCCCGACTACAGAAGCAGGTAGCAGAAACGCTTGAGCAAATTCAGATTGTACGAGACCCTTATTATCGGGAGTTTATCATTTCTACATCGGTCAGGAACATGGTGTTTACCTTCAGCTACTGCGAACTCTGCCAAATCAATCAAGTGATGGTCAACACGCAAACAATGCTAGAAGTAGGTCAGATTATCAACCTTCCTAATTCATCTACCAATTAA
- a CDS encoding DUF6686 family protein, with translation MCKTQSPINLNETDDGQMSWCPGCESYSLVYRSACVSFYRHELDQFVETLNALTPDNFCYDFKDQPHAIIRGSSSYVGLCLNRNDVYALRSLIRGALTVHEAYKILHSNS, from the coding sequence ATGTGTAAAACTCAATCTCCCATTAACTTAAACGAAACCGATGACGGACAGATGAGCTGGTGTCCGGGCTGCGAAAGCTACTCGCTAGTGTACCGAAGTGCTTGCGTGTCTTTTTATCGCCACGAACTAGATCAGTTTGTAGAGACGCTAAATGCACTGACCCCCGATAATTTTTGCTACGACTTTAAAGATCAGCCCCACGCCATTATCCGGGGCTCTAGTTCCTACGTAGGCCTTTGCCTAAACCGCAACGATGTGTACGCCCTCCGAAGCCTCATCCGTGGGGCACTGACTGTTCACGAAGCTTATAAAATCCTCCACTCTAACTCTTAA